The window ATATCTTAGTAAAAAATGATTTTGTAAAAGAAGTTTTTACTAATGAATACAAAGAAATATTTGAAGAATATTTTTCTATCAAGATGAATTCAAATTTAAATGTCTTTTTTATTACAAAAGAAGAAAAAGATATTAATAAAGAATTACCCACAATAGAAGAAAAACCAAAAACTTTAGAAATAAATCCTACATTGGATTCAAGGTTTACATTTGAAAATTACACAATTGGAATGTTTAATAAAAATGCATTTAAAGCTGCTTCTTTATTTCTTGAAGAAAACAATAATTGAAAAACGCTACTGATTTATGGAAGTACAGGCCTTGGAAAAACCCATCTACTTCATGCTGTTGGTAATAAATTTGTACAGTTATTTCCTCAAAAAAATCTTATGTACATCCAAACAGAAGATTTTTTAGAAAAAATTTACAAAGCTATCTCAGAAGGTGGGACAAAAGTAGAAGAATTTAAAAATAGTTTTGATAATGTTGACCTACTTTTAATAGACGATATTCAATTTTTAAACAATAAAGAAAAATTAAATGAGATTTTTTTTAATATTTTTAATAGGTTGAATTCAAAAAACAAATATATAGTGATGACTTCAGATAAACTACCTACATCATTGAAAATAGATGACAGAATGATTTCAAGATTTAATTCTGGTTTATCAATAAAAATTAATAAACCAGATACTGAATCAATTAAAAAAATAATCATAGAAAATATTAAAAAATCTAGGATTAAAAATCCTTTTTCTAATCTTGCAATTGAATTTATTGCTTTAAGATTCAACTCTGACATCAGAACACTTGAGGGTGTTTTAAATAAAATATACTTTCACTTATTAGATAATGTTGATCCTAATGAAATTATTAATGAAGAAAAAATTAGATCAATTATCGAATCAGACTCTGATTATGAAATTGTGTCAAATTTAGTTCAAATAAACCCAGATATCATTATTGAAAGTATCTGTTTAGGTTATGGGGTTGATAAAAAATCTGTTATTTCTAAGAAAAGAAACAAACAATTCTCCTTTGTTAGAAAAGTGTGTATGTATGTTTTAAGAGAAAAAATTAACCTTTCTTACAATGAAATTGGATCTTTTTTCTCAAATAGAAATCATGCAACAGTTTTAGAAGCAATTAAAGATGTAGAAACTAAAGTAAAAAGTGATGAAGATTTAAAAGCTTTCTTAGATAATATAATGTCAAAATTTTAGTTTCCAACTTTCCAACATTTCCAACAGGCATAATAACAATAATTAAAATAAGATAAATTAACAATAAATTAATTAAAATATATTAGTTGTTTGAAAAAGGATTTAAAAATGAAAATCATTGTTAGTAAAACTAAACTTATTAATGCTTTAAGACTATGTAACTCAATTTCAGAAAATATTTTTTCTTCTCCAGTATTTTTAGGAACTCTTATAGAAGTAAATGACAATGAAATTAAATTTACTACTTCTAATGGAATAATATCAACTCATTCTATTGTTGCTAAATCAGAAGATGCAAATATATTGGAAAAAGGAAGAATCTTAATAAAAACAAAGCCATTCTTTGCAATTATTTCTAAATTAAAGAATGAGATGATTACTTTAGAGAAAGTAGATAATTCGGTTATAAAAGTAAAAACATCTACTTTTGATTCAAATATTAATATTATGGATGAAGAACAATATCCAAATATTAACTTTTCATATAATGACTGAAACCAATTATCAATCTCACCTATAGTATTTAAAAAATCTATCTCTAAAGTTAAATATGCAGTTAATAACAATAAAGAAAAAATAAATATTATGAGTGGTATTTGTTTTAATTCAATAAGCAGTGAAAAAACTTTAGAGATAATAGCTACTGATGGATATAAACTTGCTCACTATAAATTTGAGTCAACTCCACAAGATTTTAGAATTGTCTTAGATGTTTCTTTAATAGAACTATTATTAGAGATAATTGATTTTGATACTAATATTGAAATCTTCTTATTTGAAAGCAACATTATCTTTAAAGTTAGCAATACCATAATAGCTTCAAAAATTATTGAAGGTGACTACCCTAATGTTTCGAGAATCATTGCAACACCTAAAGAAAACAAAGTAAATATATCTAAGAAAACTTTAGTTGAAGCTCTTGAAAGAGGATTAGCTATCTCATCTTCTGAAAAGAAATCTATTGTTAAATTAAATTTTAGTAGTGAAGTACTAGAAGTCTCTTTTAGTAGTTCTGATCTTGGTAACTCTAAAGAAACTGTTTCATGCAAAGGAAAGGTTAATGAACCAACTCCAATTTCATTAAACAATCACTTCTTGTTATCACTTCTAAAAACATTTGATAATGATAACATCACAGTAGAGTTTTCAGATTCATTTAAACCAGTCCTTTTAAGAGATGAAAAAGACCCTAATTTTTTACAAATTTTAGTACCCATTAGAAACTAAAAAAGAGTTTTTAAAAAATAGACATTTTAGTCATTTTTTCTTGAAAATGCTTCCAAAAACCATAAAAACAGTAATTTTATGGTTTTTTATTACTCATTTAGTATCAAAAATTCTATTTTTTTAATTATTAAAATATATAATTCTATAGTTATGTATTCTTTTTATTAGAGAGTTTTTAAGTGATTTAAAATGGAAAAAATTTATATTAAAACACCATTCATTAAATTGTCTCAATTTTTGAAATTCATAGGCCTTATAGACAATGGTTCTTTATCTAAAATTTTTATTGAGGAAAATGAAATATTTGTGGATGGAGTTCTTGAAAAAAGAAGAAATAAGAAATTATATGAAAACTCTGTAATTTCTATAAATGAAAAAGAATACTTGATAGTGAATAGTGGAGAAAGGGTAAAAGATGAATAAAGAAACTAAAAAAAATACCTATTCTGCTTCTAATATAAAAATCTTAGAAGGATTAGAAGCTGTAAGAAAAAGACCTGGGATGTATATTGGATCTACTGATATCAAAGGTCTTCACCACATGGTATGAGAAATTGTAGATAACTCAATAGATGAAGCAATGACTGGAAATGCTTCTGAAATCACAATAACTTTAACTAAAGAAGGTTCAGCTAAAGTTCAAGATGATGGAAGAGGGATTCCTGTTGAAAAACATGCTAAAACTAAAAAATCAACTGTAGAAACTGTACTTACAGTACTACATGCTGGTGGTAAGTTTGATAATGACTCATATAAAGTATCTGGAGGTCTTCATGGTGTAGGTGCTTCAGTTGTTAATGCATTATCTAGTTGACTAAAAGTTTGAGTATATAAAGAATATAAAGAACATTATATTGAATTCAAAGATGGTGGAAAACCAGTTGCTGATCTAAAAGTAACTAATGAAAAAGCTAGTATTAAAAATGGTACTATTGTTGAATTCTATCCAGACTTTGAAATTATGGAAAGAGCAGAATTTGATGCAGATACTATTAAAAGTAGATTAAAACAATTAGCTTACTTAAATAAAGGTATCAAAATCAATTTCATTGATGAAAGAACAGATGATAAAGAAACTTTCTTATTTGCTGGTGGAATTAAGCAATGAGTTGAAGAATTAAACAATGAAAAAGAACCTATTGTTCCAACAATTGTTTATGATGAAAGAGAAGAAAGTGTTAAAGCTGCTAATAATAAAGATAAATACAATATTAGAGTAGAAGTTGCTTTCCAATACAACAAAACATACAACAATTCTACTTTTACTTTCTGTAACAATATTAATACTACAGAAGGTGGAAGTCATGAAGAAGGTTTCAAATTTGCATTACAAAAGATTATTAATAAATTTGCAGTAGAAAAGAAATTATTAAAAGAAACTGATGAAAAGATTTCTAAAGAAGATGCAATTGAAGGTTTAACTGCAATAGTTTCAATTAAACACCCTAATCCTCAATATGAAGGGCAAACTAAGAGAAAATTAGGAAACAGTGAAGTAAGACCATTTGTAAGTAATGTGGTAAGTGAAATATTTGAAAAATATTTATTAGAAAACCCAGAAGATGCAAATGTAATTATTAAAAAATGTTTACTAGCAATGGAAGCTAGAAAAAAATCTTTTGAAGCTAGAGAAGCTACAAGAAGAAAATCTCCATTTGAATCAAACTCTTTACCTGGAAAATTAGCAGATTGTTCTACTAAAGATAAAGAAATCTCTGAACTATATATAGTTGAGGGGGATTCAGCCGGTGGTAGTGCAAAATTAGGAAGAGATAGAATTTTCCAAGCAATCCTGCCATTAAAAGGGAAAATTATAAATGTTGAAAAAGCTAAGAGTGATAAGATTTTTTCAAATGAAGAAATTATTAATTTAATTACTGCAATTGGTGCAGGTGTTGGTCCTGAATTTAAAATAGATAAATTAAGATACAACAAAATTATTCTTATGACCGATGCTGATGTTGATGGTTCTCACATTAGAATCTTGCTATTAACATTCTTATTTAGATATATGTATCCATTATTAGAAAATGGGAATGTATATATTGCATGTCCTCCTTTATTCAAATTTTCTGTAGGTAAATCATCTAAATATGCATATGATGAAAAAACGCTAGAAGAATTCAAAAAAGAAAACAGTAAAGTTAAGTATCAAATTCAAAGATACAAAGGGTTAGGAGAAATGAATCCTGATCAATTGTGAGAAACAACAATGGATCCTAAAAATAGATTACTTTTAAAAGTAACTATTGAAGATGCTTTAAATGCTGACAAAGTGTTTTCTTTACTAATGGGAGATGAAGTTGCCCCTAGAAGAGAATTCATTGAAAAGAATGCAAAATACGTGAAGAATTTAGATATTTAGAAAAGATAGGTTTTAAAAATGTCATCAAATATTAATATAGATAAAATAAAAGAGAGTTTAAACAAAACTAAAGTAACTGATAAACCAATTTCTAAAGAAGTTGAAAATTCTTTTATGGATTATGCAATGTCTGTTATAGTTTCAAGAGCTATTCCAGATGTAAGAGATGGTTTCAAACCTGTTCATAGAAGAGTTTTATATGCTGCATATAATATGGGGATGACTCATGATAAACCATATAAAAAGTCAGCTAGGCTTGTTGGGGAAGTTATCGGGAAATACCACCCTCATGGTGATACAGCTGCTTATGAAACAATGGTAAGAATGGCACAAGATTTCTCAATGAGATATATGCTAGTTGATGGTCATGGTAACTTTGGTTCAATTGATGGAGACTCAGCAGCTGCAATGAGATATACAGAAGCAAGATTATCTAAAATCTCTTCTGAAATGCTTAAAAACATTGAAAAAGAAACTGTTGATTTCTCAGAAAACTATGATGGTAGTGAAATGGAACCAACTGTTTTACCAGCATTGTTCCCAAATATGTTAGCTAATGGATCATCAGGTATTGCTGTTGGTATGGCTACAAATATACCACCACATAACTTATCTGAAATTATAGATGCAGTATTACTTTTAACTAAGAATAAAGACGCATCAGTAAATGAAATTAAGCAAGTATTAAAAGGTCCTGATTTCCCTACAAAAGCAGAAATTGTTGGGACTGATGGAATTAATAGTTATTTTGAAACTGGAAGAGGATCAATTACTATTAGGTCTAAAGCTGAAATTATTCATAGTAGAGATTCAAAATCACAAATTATTATTAAAGAAATACCTTATATGGTAAATAAAAGTAACTTGATTGACAAAATTGTTGATCTTGTGAAAACTGAAGCAATTGAAGGAATTGCAGATTTAAGAGATGAATCTTCTAGAGAAGGTATCAGAATTGTTATTGAAGTTAAAAAAGATACAGTTCCTGAAGTTCTTTTAAATAAATTATTCAAAATGACACCTCTTCAATCAAACTTTAGTGTTAACATGTTGGCTTTAGTTGATAAAGAACCAAAATTATTAAATATTAAAGAAGTATTACAAGAATATTTAAAACACCAAGTTAATGTTTTAGTAAGAAAAACTAAGTTTGAACTTAAAAAAGCAGAAGAAAGAGAACATATTTTAGAAGGTTTATTTATTGCAGTTACTAACATTGATGCAGTAATTAAAATTATTAGAGAATCTAAAGATAATGATGAAGCTGAAAAGCAATTAATTACTAAATACAAACTAACTAAAATTCAAGCTAAAGCTATTTTAGATATGAGATTAAGAAGTCTTTCAAATCTTGAAAGACTAAAAATTGAACAAGAATTAAAGGAAGTAAAAGCATTAATTCAAGAATTAAGTGGAATTTTAAAATCTAGTGATAAACAAATGGATATTATTTCTAAAGAGTTAATCAATTTAAAAAACACTTATGGTGATGAAAGAAAAACTGAAATTTTATATGGAGTTTCAGCATCAATTGATGATGAAGACTTAATCCCTGTTGAAAATATTGTTATTAGTAGATCTGCTAACAACTATTTAAAAAGAATTTCAATTGAAACTTACAAAATCCAACGTCGTGGAGGAGTAGGTGTAAAAGGGGTAAGTACCTATAACGATGATGAAGTAGATGATATTATTACAACTACAACTCATACTGATATCTTATTCTTCACAGATTTTGGTAAAGTTTATAGAATTAGAGCTCATGAAATTCCACCAGGATCAAGACAATCTAAGGGTGTTCCAGCTTTAAACCTAATGAATATTGAAAAAAATGAGAAAATATTGGTTATGTTACCGGTTGAAGATTATTCAAAAGGCTTCTTATTCTTAGCAACTACTAAAGGTATTGTTAAAAGAACTAGTCTTTCTGAATATAACTCTATTAAATCAAATGGTAAAAGAGCAATTACTTTAAGAGAAGGTGATCAATTATTATCAGCTTTCTTAACAAGAGGGAAAGATGAAATCTACTTAGGTGCTTCTAATGGTTTATTAACAAGATTTAATGAACAAGATGTTAGAGTAATGGGAAGAACTGCATCTGGTGTTAAAGGAATTAACATAGAAGTTAAAGCAGAAGGTAGAAATAAAAAGAAAATTGATACTTCAATTAATGTAGTTGGTGCTTCTTCTTCTCTAAGTGGTGATTTAATCCTTTCAATTGGTGAAAAAGGGTTAGGTAAATTATCAGAAGCTGAAAATTACCGTTTAACTAGAAGAGGTTCAAAAGGTGTTGTTACATTAAAACAAAATGACAAAACTGGTAAACTAATCTTCTCTTCAGCTGTTAAAGGTGATGAAGAAATTCTAATTGTAACAAGTTCTGGAAAAATTATTAGACAAGAATTGAAGAACTTAAGAGTAATTGGAAGATCAACTTCAGGTGTTACTTTAGTAAAATTACAACCTAAAGAAAAAATTATTTCAGCTGCAGTTTATAAAAAAGAAGAAGATGAAAATGAAATTGAGTAATCAATAACTCATTAAATTCTTAAAATTACATATTTTATAATTAACACTCCTAAACAGGAGTGTTTTTTTATGTCAGAAAATTTAATAAGAATAGAGATAAAAGATATTAAAAATTTAAGAATATTATTTAGATGTTTTAGACAAAGTCAATAATCCATCATTTAAAAAAGTTCATTGACTAAATTTTTTGATGGTCTATATATAAAAAACTTTTTAATTTATTAAGAATAGATAAAAATTTCAAAAAGAATAAAGAAATTGGATATTGTAAAAAAAGATTAAGTTTTAGTTGTTAAAGAGAAAAAACAAATATTTATGGTTTTAGTCTTTAAAATACTTTTTACAAATTTTAAAGATTTATAAGAAAACCACAACTCTTTTTCAAATAAAGTTAATTTAATCATCTAATTAAAAATAAAACTTAACTTTTTTATTTAAAAAACTTTATTTAAGTTATGAGCACCTCTTAAAAATTTTTAAGTATTCCTAGCATTTTTCCTATCTATTTATAAATATCAAGACAAAATTTTAATTTTTAGTACTTTGATATTTTTGACAATTCTTTAATTTTGTTTATCTTTTCCATTTTGCACTCCTTTATTATAAAAATTATAAAATCACCTTTTCTTTAGTTAAGTCCATCACAACTCTGGAGAAAGTAACTTTACCAACAATAATTAACCATATTAGGTATTTTTTAAAAACATGGTTTATTTAGTTAACTTTTTTACAAATGTTGGGAATAAACTTTATGGATAACAAAATGGAATATTTGTAAGAAATTAAAGGAATGAAAATAAGTTTTTAGTATTTAATTATTTTTTATCTTTAACAGATTTAAAAACTAAAAAAATAACTTACAATAAATTTCTTAATTCCTACAAGAAATAGGTACTGTAGCAAATTTTGGATAAACTCCATTTAGGAAATATTAAGATATTACTAACTGGAGTTTTTATTATGGCAAAAAAAGAAAAATCATCAGCTGAAAAATTATTAGAAAAATTAGGTGTTGAAAACAAAGAAGATTTTGACAACCTTTTAAAAGAATTAACCAAATCGTTTATAGAAAAAAGTTTAGATGTAGAAATGGATGGCCATTTAGGATATGAAAAATGAGATCAGAATTCTAGAGAGTTTTCTAATAACTACCGGAAAGGAAAAACCAAAAAAACTTTAAATACTAAATATGGAAAATTGGATGTAGAAATTCCAAGAGATGTTAATTCTACATTTGAACCACAATTAGTAAGAAAACATCAAAGAAATTTAAATGACATAGAACACAATATTATTAAACTTTATTCTAAAGGAATGTCTACTAGAGAAATACAAGATGTTTTCCTAGACATGTATGGTGCAGGAGTAGATAAAGATTTAGTATCAAGAGTTACTGACAAAATTCTTCCTGAAATACTTACATGACAGTCTAGACCTTTAGAAGATATATATATCTTATTATCTTTGTTGATGGAATTAGATTTAAAGTTAGAGATGACTCTCAATTTTTAGAAAAATCAGTTTATATAATTCTTGGAGTTAATTTAGAAGGAATTAAGGAAATATTAGGTTTTTGAATAGGTGAAACAGAATCTGCTAAACAATGATTAAGTATTTTTAATGATTTAAAAAGTCGTGGTGTTAAAAAAGTATTTATTTCTTGTTCTGATAATCTAACTGGAATTAGTGATGCTTTTAAAAGTGCTTTCCCAGAAACTTACATTCAAAAATGTATTGTTCATCAAGTAAGAAACTCTACAAAATTTGTTAGATATGATCACTTAAAAGAATTTACTGCAGATATGAAAAAAATCTATCAAGCACCAAATTTTGATGTATCTATGAAAGCTTTAAAAATATTTACTGAAAAGTGATCTTCTAAATATGGCTATGCAACTAAATCTTGAAATAATAATATAGAAGAGTTAACTACTTTCTTTCAATTTCCTGCAGAAATTAGAAGGCTAATTTACACTACAAATTTAATTGAAAATGTTAATAGAAATATTAGGAAGATAACAAAAGCAAAAGGTGGAATTACATCTGTTAATGCATTATCTAAATTAATTTATTTAAGATTGATTAATATTTCAGAAAATTGGAAATCAAGAGTTGCTAATTGGGGTTTAATATTACAACAATTAAAAATCCTATTTGAAAATGAAATATAGGTTATTTCAAAATCAAACAGGATATGATATAAATTAAATCACTATAAACATTAGAAATGTTTAAAACCTAAATTGGACTTTATCCAAAAATCAGTACATTACCGCTGTCTCAGATATCAAAATGTACTTGTATAACTTTTTAAAAGTAAATAATTATTTTATTTATTTAAGTCATGTTATATATTTAAGAAACAAAGACCTAGTGATTTTTTTAAAAAAAAGAAATGATTTAAATATTGTTATGAAAACTTTTTGCAATAATGACTTTAGTAAGTATGAAATAGCTTATAGTGATCACAAAGCATAATACATAAGCAATATTTAAAATTATGTTAATTGGATATAATACAGAAAACATCAGTGCAAAAGTCTGAAATCTTTACATAATGAGCTTATAAATCACTTCTGATTAGTATTTAACCAAGAATACTGAAATAATATTGATACAAATAGTCTTAGTAATGAAGGAATTTGTAAAGAAACTACAAATGCAATTAATAGATCAATTTCAAAAGAATTTAAATTATTTTAGGTAGATTAACCCCTATATGTCTTAGTTGTATTATTGATTAGTAAAACACTTATATAAAAATAAAAAACACTGCATTTTAAATTCAGTATAATCACAAATTTGTGTAGTTATTGAGGAATAGTAATTTACATTATGATCATTTAACTTACTTATTACTAAGTGTAATTTTTAAATTTAAATTCAAAAGAAAGCACTATCTGAAAATATATTATTTTTAAACTATTAAATGTGTTTTAAGTAAATAAGATATTTCCTAAGAACAATGATAATAACAATGGAAGTTAATCTAATTCAAAGAATAGCTAACATTGTTATTTTTTCTTTTTGCAATGATTTTTAAAAGAAAAAAAGAAAATTTAACCTTATTTATTGTTTTTATAAAGCAAATATTTTTTATTATCAATAATTACGTAATTAATTATATATTCATAATTATAATAATTACAATTACATAATTTTTTAGGTAATTGTTTAAAAAATAAAATAGTTCTAAATTTTTGGATTTCAACAAAAATCATTTTTTAAAGATCAAAAACACACTTTAAACAAGTTTTAAGCATATTTTAAGAGATTTTAAATCAAAAACAATGATTTTACACAGAATTGATTTTTATTCTTCTCAGAGAGCTTTATTTTGATTTTTTTTACTAGAAAAAACAATTTTTAATTTTTTACTAATCCAACGACTTTCCAACACTTTTTAACTATTACTTTAGTAATAGTTAATATAACATAATTTTTTGAAAAAACAAGAGAAAATTTCAAAAAGTGAATTTTATTTTTTAAGTATTACTAAAGTAATACTTAAATTA is drawn from Malacoplasma penetrans HF-2 and contains these coding sequences:
- the dnaA gene encoding chromosomal replication initiator protein DnaA — its product is MFTLAQIKKKYLIIKKEIEKEFQNENFYNNYVLDSSIFKIKDENVYILVKNDFVKEVFTNEYKEIFEEYFSIKMNSNLNVFFITKEEKDINKELPTIEEKPKTLEINPTLDSRFTFENYTIGMFNKNAFKAASLFLEENNNWKTLLIYGSTGLGKTHLLHAVGNKFVQLFPQKNLMYIQTEDFLEKIYKAISEGGTKVEEFKNSFDNVDLLLIDDIQFLNNKEKLNEIFFNIFNRLNSKNKYIVMTSDKLPTSLKIDDRMISRFNSGLSIKINKPDTESIKKIIIENIKKSRIKNPFSNLAIEFIALRFNSDIRTLEGVLNKIYFHLLDNVDPNEIINEEKIRSIIESDSDYEIVSNLVQINPDIIIESICLGYGVDKKSVISKKRNKQFSFVRKVCMYVLREKINLSYNEIGSFFSNRNHATVLEAIKDVETKVKSDEDLKAFLDNIMSKF
- a CDS encoding DNA polymerase III subunit beta, with the translated sequence MKIIVSKTKLINALRLCNSISENIFSSPVFLGTLIEVNDNEIKFTTSNGIISTHSIVAKSEDANILEKGRILIKTKPFFAIISKLKNEMITLEKVDNSVIKVKTSTFDSNINIMDEEQYPNINFSYNDWNQLSISPIVFKKSISKVKYAVNNNKEKINIMSGICFNSISSEKTLEIIATDGYKLAHYKFESTPQDFRIVLDVSLIELLLEIIDFDTNIEIFLFESNIIFKVSNTIIASKIIEGDYPNVSRIIATPKENKVNISKKTLVEALERGLAISSSEKKSIVKLNFSSEVLEVSFSSSDLGNSKETVSCKGKVNEPTPISLNNHFLLSLLKTFDNDNITVEFSDSFKPVLLRDEKDPNFLQILVPIRN
- a CDS encoding RNA-binding S4 domain-containing protein, which codes for MEKIYIKTPFIKLSQFLKFIGLIDNGSLSKIFIEENEIFVDGVLEKRRNKKLYENSVISINEKEYLIVNSGERVKDE
- the gyrB gene encoding DNA topoisomerase (ATP-hydrolyzing) subunit B, which produces MNKETKKNTYSASNIKILEGLEAVRKRPGMYIGSTDIKGLHHMVWEIVDNSIDEAMTGNASEITITLTKEGSAKVQDDGRGIPVEKHAKTKKSTVETVLTVLHAGGKFDNDSYKVSGGLHGVGASVVNALSSWLKVWVYKEYKEHYIEFKDGGKPVADLKVTNEKASIKNGTIVEFYPDFEIMERAEFDADTIKSRLKQLAYLNKGIKINFIDERTDDKETFLFAGGIKQWVEELNNEKEPIVPTIVYDEREESVKAANNKDKYNIRVEVAFQYNKTYNNSTFTFCNNINTTEGGSHEEGFKFALQKIINKFAVEKKLLKETDEKISKEDAIEGLTAIVSIKHPNPQYEGQTKRKLGNSEVRPFVSNVVSEIFEKYLLENPEDANVIIKKCLLAMEARKKSFEAREATRRKSPFESNSLPGKLADCSTKDKEISELYIVEGDSAGGSAKLGRDRIFQAILPLKGKIINVEKAKSDKIFSNEEIINLITAIGAGVGPEFKIDKLRYNKIILMTDADVDGSHIRILLLTFLFRYMYPLLENGNVYIACPPLFKFSVGKSSKYAYDEKTLEEFKKENSKVKYQIQRYKGLGEMNPDQLWETTMDPKNRLLLKVTIEDALNADKVFSLLMGDEVAPRREFIEKNAKYVKNLDI
- the gyrA gene encoding DNA topoisomerase (ATP-hydrolyzing) subunit A, producing MSSNINIDKIKESLNKTKVTDKPISKEVENSFMDYAMSVIVSRAIPDVRDGFKPVHRRVLYAAYNMGMTHDKPYKKSARLVGEVIGKYHPHGDTAAYETMVRMAQDFSMRYMLVDGHGNFGSIDGDSAAAMRYTEARLSKISSEMLKNIEKETVDFSENYDGSEMEPTVLPALFPNMLANGSSGIAVGMATNIPPHNLSEIIDAVLLLTKNKDASVNEIKQVLKGPDFPTKAEIVGTDGINSYFETGRGSITIRSKAEIIHSRDSKSQIIIKEIPYMVNKSNLIDKIVDLVKTEAIEGIADLRDESSREGIRIVIEVKKDTVPEVLLNKLFKMTPLQSNFSVNMLALVDKEPKLLNIKEVLQEYLKHQVNVLVRKTKFELKKAEEREHILEGLFIAVTNIDAVIKIIRESKDNDEAEKQLITKYKLTKIQAKAILDMRLRSLSNLERLKIEQELKEVKALIQELSGILKSSDKQMDIISKELINLKNTYGDERKTEILYGVSASIDDEDLIPVENIVISRSANNYLKRISIETYKIQRRGGVGVKGVSTYNDDEVDDIITTTTHTDILFFTDFGKVYRIRAHEIPPGSRQSKGVPALNLMNIEKNEKILVMLPVEDYSKGFLFLATTKGIVKRTSLSEYNSIKSNGKRAITLREGDQLLSAFLTRGKDEIYLGASNGLLTRFNEQDVRVMGRTASGVKGINIEVKAEGRNKKKIDTSINVVGASSSLSGDLILSIGEKGLGKLSEAENYRLTRRGSKGVVTLKQNDKTGKLIFSSAVKGDEEILIVTSSGKIIRQELKNLRVIGRSTSGVTLVKLQPKEKIISAAVYKKEEDENEIE
- a CDS encoding transposase: MAKKEKSSAEKLLEKLGVENKEDFDNLLKELTKSFIEKSLDVEMDGHLGYEKWDQNSREFSNNYRKGKTKKTLNTKYGKLDVEIPRDVNSTFEPQLVRKHQRNLNDIEHNIIKLYSKGMSTREIQDVFLDMYGAGVDKDLVSRVTDKILPEILTWQSRPLEDIYILLSLLMELDLKLEMTLNF
- a CDS encoding IS256 family transposase, with translation MEKSVYIILGVNLEGIKEILGFWIGETESAKQWLSIFNDLKSRGVKKVFISCSDNLTGISDAFKSAFPETYIQKCIVHQVRNSTKFVRYDHLKEFTADMKKIYQAPNFDVSMKALKIFTEKWSSKYGYATKSWNNNIEELTTFFQFPAEIRRLIYTTNLIENVNRNIRKITKAKGGITSVNALSKLIYLRLINISENWKSRVANWGLILQQLKILFENEI